The proteins below are encoded in one region of Flavobacterium sp. IMCC34852:
- a CDS encoding LUD domain-containing protein — protein sequence MSLFRKIFGTGNDASDEESQSEFNNTPSSFSLLPVDEKFTYNFKKNGGKFLYCENLNEVKDQFLNILEENDWFECEALCYEPKLFSMLDENKLMYDKPANPKFLFASCENLIADEGSVLFSSNQIKQNKPNDLPINIIILATTSQILETKSDGLRVIKKKYDKDYPTNITTIKYFEKAKDEDFLQYGSTAKNLYLLLLEDL from the coding sequence ATGAGTCTTTTCAGAAAAATTTTTGGCACAGGTAATGATGCCTCTGACGAAGAAAGTCAAAGCGAATTTAATAATACTCCTTCCAGTTTCTCACTGCTTCCGGTAGATGAGAAGTTTACTTATAATTTCAAAAAAAACGGAGGCAAGTTTTTGTACTGTGAAAATTTAAATGAAGTAAAAGACCAATTCTTAAATATCTTAGAAGAAAACGATTGGTTCGAATGTGAAGCCCTTTGCTATGAGCCGAAATTGTTCAGTATGTTGGACGAAAACAAACTGATGTACGACAAACCTGCTAATCCTAAATTCTTATTTGCCAGTTGCGAAAATTTGATTGCCGATGAAGGTTCGGTATTATTTTCTTCCAACCAAATCAAACAAAATAAGCCTAACGATTTACCTATCAATATCATCATTTTAGCCACTACGAGTCAAATTTTGGAAACCAAAAGCGATGGCTTGCGTGTGATTAAAAAGAAATACGATAAAGATTATCCAACCAACATTACTACCATCAAATATTTCGAAAAAGCCAAAGACGAAGACTTCCTGCAATACGGAAGTACGGCCAAGAATTTATACCTCTTGCTTTTAGAAGATTTATAG
- a CDS encoding phosphatidate cytidylyltransferase has product MTTTVTRALSGAVYVLLLVGATLYSQYSFLLLFGILLLFSVVEFCKLISLKPIIPIVIATIGYILFNLNNTIKTNEILLLIAALLVSIRSLLFLFEKKDRFLDVQAKYVFLIGYLIIPIIIFTKIPFINNQYVPEIIISILIIIWCNDTFAYLVGITMGKNKLFERISPKKTIEGFVGGVVFSVVAGILLAQFYLHQDLIKWIIIAMIVSAFGTLGDLIESKFKRIAGVKDSGNIMPGHGGFLDRLDSIIFVAPFVYLFYQIIYYVS; this is encoded by the coding sequence ATGACGACTACTGTAACAAGAGCTTTATCCGGCGCAGTTTATGTACTGTTACTGGTTGGCGCGACTTTATATTCTCAATATAGCTTTTTGTTATTGTTTGGTATTTTATTGCTTTTCTCCGTAGTAGAGTTTTGTAAACTAATCTCTTTAAAACCAATTATTCCAATTGTTATTGCAACAATAGGCTACATTCTTTTCAACTTAAATAACACCATCAAAACCAACGAAATATTGCTACTCATTGCAGCTTTATTGGTTTCAATACGCTCACTGTTATTTCTGTTTGAAAAAAAGGATAGATTTCTGGATGTACAAGCCAAATACGTTTTTTTGATTGGCTATCTAATCATTCCTATTATTATTTTTACCAAAATTCCTTTCATCAATAACCAATATGTACCCGAAATCATTATTAGTATTTTAATAATCATTTGGTGCAATGATACATTTGCTTATTTGGTAGGAATCACCATGGGAAAAAACAAACTTTTTGAGAGAATTTCGCCCAAGAAAACTATAGAAGGTTTTGTCGGTGGCGTTGTTTTTTCGGTCGTAGCCGGAATTTTATTAGCCCAATTCTATTTACACCAAGACCTTATCAAATGGATTATCATAGCTATGATTGTAAGCGCTTTCGGCACTTTAGGTGATTTGATAGAATCGAAATTCAAAAGAATTGCAGGCGTCAAAGACAGCGGTAATATTATGCCCGGTCATGGTGGTTTTCTAGATCGCTTGGATAGTATTATATTTGTAGCACCATTTGTTTATTTGTTTTACCAAATTATCTATTATGTTTCATAA
- a CDS encoding phosphatidylserine decarboxylase family protein — translation MFHKEGYKIIFIAILSFVAALLLTDKFVHIPWLRISIQLVFVFLFVMILQFFRNPNRKIVPNENYFLAPVDGKVVVIEEVFEEEYFKDKRLQVSIFMSPINVHVTRYGASGKIKFSKYHPGKYLVAWHPKASTENERTTVVIETKQFGEVLYRQIAGALARRIVNYAEEGQQVVQGEDAGFIKFGSRVDIYLPLGTKVDVALNQNAVGNQTVIASK, via the coding sequence ATGTTTCATAAAGAAGGTTATAAAATCATTTTCATTGCTATTTTAAGTTTTGTTGCAGCGTTATTATTAACAGATAAATTTGTACACATTCCATGGCTTAGAATTTCAATCCAACTTGTTTTTGTATTCCTTTTTGTAATGATTTTACAATTCTTCAGAAACCCCAACAGAAAGATAGTACCTAATGAAAATTACTTCTTAGCACCGGTTGACGGTAAAGTAGTGGTGATAGAAGAAGTATTCGAAGAAGAGTATTTCAAGGACAAAAGATTACAGGTTTCCATTTTTATGTCGCCGATTAATGTACATGTAACACGTTATGGGGCTTCAGGTAAAATCAAATTCAGCAAATACCATCCCGGAAAATACTTAGTAGCGTGGCATCCGAAAGCCAGTACCGAAAACGAAAGAACCACTGTGGTGATTGAAACCAAACAGTTTGGAGAAGTTTTGTACCGACAAATCGCAGGAGCTTTAGCGCGCAGAATTGTAAACTATGCCGAAGAAGGTCAGCAAGTCGTTCAAGGAGAAGATGCCGGTTTTATTAAATTCGGTTCCAGAGTTGATATTTATTTACCATTAGGAACAAAAGTGGATGTTGCTTTAAACCAAAATGCTGTAGGTAACCAAACGGTTATCGCCTCTAAATAA
- a CDS encoding acyl-CoA-binding protein codes for MSEKELEVRFLEAVEIASQMTQSSLPQDVQLRLYAYYKQATFGTIEYNNSGSFDLRNAFKTNAWMQISHLSVDEAKELYIEAIHAIVNEKK; via the coding sequence ATGTCTGAAAAAGAATTAGAAGTTCGATTTCTGGAAGCAGTTGAGATTGCTTCCCAAATGACACAGTCATCGTTGCCGCAAGATGTTCAGTTGCGATTGTATGCCTATTATAAACAAGCCACTTTTGGCACTATTGAATACAACAATTCAGGGAGTTTTGATTTAAGAAATGCTTTTAAAACCAATGCTTGGATGCAAATCAGTCACTTATCAGTAGACGAAGCCAAAGAATTATACATTGAAGCTATCCACGCCATTGTAAACGAAAAAAAATAA